CCGCGGCGAATACCAGGTGCTCATCCGGCATCGGGCGCTTGCGCCATGAATCTCCTCTCCCATGTGCGTTTAGGCGACTGGCTGATCCTCGCCGGCGGCCTGACCGGAGTGCTGGCCCTGGGCTTAGCCCAGCTGGGCGGCGATGTGCCCCGGCGCGCCGTGGTGCGCGCAGGGGGTGAAGTGGTGGCCGAAGTGGACCTGGCGGCGCCGCGACGCATCCTCGCCCAGGGTCCCCTGGGGGTGAGCGTGATCGAAGTGGAGGCCGGACGCGTTCGCGTCGCCGCCGATCCCGGCCCGCGGCAGCTCTGCGTGCGCCAGGGCTGGCTCAGCCACGCCGGCGACATCGCCCTCTGTCTGCCCAACCAGGTGAGCGTGGAGCTTGTGGGCAGCAAGCGCCGTTTCGATTCCCTCGTCTATTGATCCATGGGGCAGGCGCATCAAGCCCCGCGCAGACCCTGATGTCGCCACACCAGGAGATCATGAAAGTCACCCTCGCTGTCACGGATGAAGACCGGCGCATCGCCTGGCTTGCCAGCGTGGCAGTGGGCCTGTCGGTGGCCGAGGGCGCCATTCCCTCGCCGCTGCCGGGCATCAAGCCGGGGCTTGCCAACATCGTCACCCTGGTAGTGCTGGACCGCTTCGGCTGGCGGGTCGCCGCCTGGGTTTCGCTGTTGCGGGTGGTGGCGGGGGCGATCCTCGCCGGCACCTTCCTCTCCCCCCCTTTCGTCCTGAGTCTGGCTGGCGCGGTGGCGGCCCTG
The nucleotide sequence above comes from Burkholderiales bacterium. Encoded proteins:
- a CDS encoding Gx transporter family protein; amino-acid sequence: MKVTLAVTDEDRRIAWLASVAVGLSVAEGAIPSPLPGIKPGLANIVTLVVLDRFGWRVAAWVSLLRVVAGAILAGTFLSPPFVLSLAGAVAALAALLPARALPATWFGPVSHSVLAAGAHMGAQLAVVCYWLMPHVPVAALLPLFLLAALVFGAVNGIIASVLLGRLAQGEQAPA
- a CDS encoding NusG domain II-containing protein — translated: MNLLSHVRLGDWLILAGGLTGVLALGLAQLGGDVPRRAVVRAGGEVVAEVDLAAPRRILAQGPLGVSVIEVEAGRVRVAADPGPRQLCVRQGWLSHAGDIALCLPNQVSVELVGSKRRFDSLVY